A stretch of DNA from Gimesia chilikensis:
CCAGCCAGAGGAAAGGTCGGCGCCAGTTCGATCGTCGGCAGTTGGAATTCTTTGGCGGCGGCGGGGACCTGGTCTGAAATCAAGATCCTCCCCAGTTGGATCCAGTCGGCGTATTCACGCGGCTTACTGATTAATTGCACCCCGACCTCTTCTCCCGGAATCAATTCTGCAGTGTAGACGCCTTCTTTGTCAGAAAAAGCGTTTTGAGAATTGAGTCGGCCCCCTTGTCTGACAGAAATCCAAGCCCCGGAGATGGGCGTTTTCTCTTCCATTGTCTGAATGATTCCCCGGGCGGTAATCGTCGGTTTGAAGGGGATCGTCGCCCGTGTTGTTTTCCCGGCAACAACTTCGATTACATCGGGGATGACCGCCCGCAATTTCATGTTGTCATCCGGAAAACGAGCATAGATCCGATAACGGCCCTCCGCCAATTCGGGAATGGAGAACTGGCCACTGGCGTCAGTTTCCATGTAAGCTGTTCCTTTACTACTGTTAATGCCCCGGCTCTCCGAATCTACATAGACTATGCAGCCAGAGAAATCGACCGGAGTTTCCGCCGATAATGTTCCCAGGACACGCCCTGTCGGTTTGAGGACGATGGGCACGATGCCCGGGGCTTGTTCCAAGCTGGGCAGACGGTTCTGTTGTTCACCATACCCTTCTCCTGTTGAAAGCAGAGAATACAGTAACTCACGATTGCAGGTCGGCAGCTTGACGTTTCCCTGCACGTCTGTCACGCCACCAATCAATTGCCTGATCGGCTCTGGGACTGTATTGGATGCGCCCAAGGTGATGATTTTATAACTCCAGGGATCAACACGAACTCCTGCAATTGGTTTTCCGTAGATGTCTCTGACTTCAAATGCGGTGTTTGTAGCTGGTCCCAGAATCAGGGCGACCGGATCGCGAGAAAGCTCGCGAAGTTGCCGATATACATTCGCAGTACCAATCTGATGTCCTGGGGCAAAACCCCAGAGTGTTCCAACGAAATGTATTTTATCCTCTGCTATTACTTTACGTGGAACAAGAATCGAAAAGCGTCCCTGATCATCGGCTCGGGTCTCGATAATGCTTTTACGTAAGCTGGTGGGCAGCCAGAGTCGGGCCCCGGGAATGCCTTTGCCGGCTGGTGTCATGACCTGCCCCGCCAGGCGAACTTTGTCTTGTGGAATGGCCTGATCGCCCAGAGGCGGAGCCGTTGGTTTGGGCTCCTCGGATTTGGCCGCAGGCATCTCTTGTATGGGAGGCGGTATTTCCATTCCCAGGTTTGCTGTCTGTTCTTCACCCGCACTGATCTTCACAGGCAGGCGGAAGACGACATCGCTGCCCCGAGAAGTCCTGTCGCCGATTAGGCGTTCCTGTTCCGGGGCGTAGATCTGAATCTGGTAGGTACCCGGGGATACATCCTTGATTTCATAGGTTGTTCCGTCGGCGGAAAGAGTGGCATTATAAAAAGTATCTTCGCCGCTCAACGTGATGTGAGAGATGGTCTTGAACCGCTGACGATTGACTTTTCCCCGGAGTGATCCCGTCGCCTGCGTCTTGATCACAATCGTCGTCCGTTGTTTTTTATCGAAGCGTTCCAACCCGGGAAGACGCCCCTGGGCCACGCCGCCCCCCCAATAGGCCAGTTCGATATCGGGGCTGGAATTCACATTCTTGAATTCAAACTGCCCCTCGGCATTGGTTGTCGCAGACAGGAACTGCGCGACTTGGGCAACAGACTTGAGATTCCCGTTCTGGACCATGGCCCAGTTGAAGGGAAATTCATTCCGCCCTCCCGTTCGCCGCATACTCGCAGCGATCAGACGCAGCTGAACTCCGGGAACCGGCTTTCCATCAGCGGTCACCACTTTCCCCGCGAATGTGTGCAGCATCGCGGGGTCGAGAGGCGTCAGGCGGTACTCTTCCATCGGGGCGCCAGATGCTGCACGTGCCAGAACGCGGACGTGGACTTCTTTCTGATAGCCATCGGCCCGAATCGTCACCTGCAGCGGCATGCCCTGCACGAATTTCCGCAGTTCGAATTCCCCCCTGGCATTGACGATCCGTTCTCCATTCATCACGCGTGCTCCGCTGAGGATCCCCTGGGGGTCGTTCGGCTTACGTATGGGTGAAAAAGTGATCTGCACTTTGTAGTCAGTGACTGGCTTGCCGGTACTATCATCGACGACTTTGCCGCGCAGAATGCCTTCTGATTTCATCGTCACCACGACTGGCTTGTTCTCTTCCGCCGGGAAATCCCGGTTTGTGATCGTGGAATAGCCTGATAAGACGAATGTCAGCGGCGCCAACTGCGTGAGCGAATCGAACGTGAACTCCCCTTGTGCATTCGTTTTGGTAGAACGCCGCATATTGAGTTCATGGCCATCCGGACCTTCGTAAGAGATCCAGACTCCCTTGAGGGGCTTCCCATCGGAATCGACGACTTTGCCGGCTATGGTTCGCCCTGGTTGCATGGTGACGTGATACGTGGCTGGTGATGGGGGAGCCCCCGGTGTAACCAGGAGTTGTTGAGGAGCAAAGCCGTCCGCCTGCACAACGATCTCATAGCGGCCGAACAAGTCACAGAGGTCCTCCAACTGATACTTTCCCTGGGCATTGGAAGTTGTTTCCCTCGTTTGAGTTGACGAGCGCCCCATATTAGAGAGTCTGGCACCAGCGATGGGATGGCCCTGGGCATCCGTAATCGTCCCGCGAATGGCGCCTCCCGTCTTGCGTTTGGGCAGCGTGATGTCGAACTTGCGTTCTCCCATGGGGCGCGGAATTGCATTTACCCGGGGTGAGATCATCTCATAGCCATCCTTGCGGACTGACAGATCCAGAGATTGCAGTGGAAGCGTTTCAAAGCGGTATCGCCCTTTAGCGTCGGTCTTCATGTACCCGCCGGAACGATTTGAACTGTCACCGGGTACCCGCGCGTCGATGCCCGCACCTGGAACCGGCTTGCCGGCTTCGTCGCGGACCGTTCCATACAAGGTAAACCCCGGCTTCAGTTTCACTGTGACTCGGGTCGTCTCTTCACCTGACAGATTAATCGTCTGCGTATTTTTCTCGTAACCTTTGGCCAGGACTTCAAACGTCCATTCTTCAGGAGTTAAGCCGTGAATCACCGCCGTGTCTGCCGCATTGGTAGCGTAGTCACTCTGCATATCGTGCCAGGGAAAATGCACGCGCGCCTCGGGAACGGGGCGCCCATCCGCTTCTTTCAGAACCTGCACTTCGAGGGTGTTGGCAGGTGCCAACTTGAGCTCAACCTCATCCCCTGGCTTGACCTTGAGGCCTTGATAACGTTGCTGGCGGGAGGCCATGTTTTTCCAGTAGGCGGCGATGCGGTTATTTCCCGGCAATACATGATCGAAATGAAATTTACCATGGTCATCGGTGCGGGTTGTGCGATGGTCGTACCTGCTCTTTGATTTGTTGTAGGTTCTCAAACGGACTTCCGCATTCTTTACCGGCTGGCCGGCTGGCGTCAGAACGATGCCTGTCAACTGCTGTCTGGCTTCCTGGGGAGGCGTTTTCTCTGCGGCGCGCGCCTGGGCTGTCGTAGCGATGGTCAGCCCCGCTGTGACCAGAGCAACTGTCGCGATGAAAACCAATAACAGCGTTGACGCTTTGAGCCCGATTCGCTCTGAAAGCGGCCGTGCTGTATCAATCACGCGCTCAATGCGATCCTCTATTTCGGGCTTGCGGGTCATGCTGACGCCCAGTTGCTGATAACGCCGACCGCTGGGTGTGACACGGCTGGACATTTCCAGCAGAATGCGTGCGTAATCAGTGCGTTCGCCGGCGTTGCCAATCACGGCATCGTCGCACGCATGCTCCGCCAGGTCGGACAGGGTTCGCTGCAGTCTCCAGGAGACCGGATGGAACCAGTAAAAGATCGTCCCCAAGGCTGCCAGGAATGAAACGAGCGGGTCGCGTCGTCGAATGTGCTCTGCTTCATGGGAGAGCACCATGGCCAACAGCGATCGCTCCCACGTTTCCCAGTCTTCCGGGAGAATAATGGTTGAGTTGACGATTCCCTGACAGAGGGGAACGTTCACTGCGGCTGACTGAACCACCCGCGCACTGCTCACCAGGCCCTGCACCTCGGCCGGCAATTTCACCGGCTGACTGCGTCGCACCAGTCGTTGACAATACCAGACCGAACAGGCCAGGCGGAGCGCCAGTACCAGACTGCCTGCGAGGTAGATCAGAGCGAGGGTCACCACCAGCAGATCGCCTCCCGACAACAACGATGAAGGCGGCTGAGTACTGCCTGGAGGTTCGACTGCCGGAGTTTGTATCATGTCTGCCTGACCTGCTGCACGTGGACCGACGGACGACTGCAGGGGGACCGGAGTTGCCCGTTTAGGCTCCAGGTCAGATAACGGGACTGACTGCGGCACCGATGCTGGCTGCTTTTCGACCGATGCAGGTACGACTGGTGCTGAAACAACTGGTGCCGTTGTGACGGGAGCTGTTGCCGGCTCAGACAGTTGAGAAAAAGATGATTCCCACGACTCCATCCAGGCCAGCAACGGGAGTCTGGAAACGGGAATGGCCGGCGCCAGAAAAGAGAGCACAGGCATCCCCAGCATGGCGACCAGGCAGAACAACCAGGCGCGATGACGCCAGGTCGCACTTTGCACGCGAGCGATAGCCAGCCCGGCCCAGACGAAGGCAGCCAGCAGTAAGACCTTGATGGAGAGAGTCAACAGCAACCCTGAAAGCCACCACGCAGATTCGATGAAGTTCGATGAAATCATAGCCTGTGCTCCTCAAGTTCGGTCCGACTTTCCCGGATCCGTGGGCCTGGTTTGCTTCTCCTGTTGCGCGATCTTGGCTGCCAGTTCTTCCAGTTTCTCCGGAGAAATGACTTCCCGATCGACCATGCCGACCAGCAGGGCCTCGATCGACCCGCCGCAAAAGCGTTCAATAATCGATCGCACCGCGTCGGCCGCAACGTTTTGCGAACGCTCCCGGGGTGCGTAGATATAAGTACGGCCCTCGACGCGATGGCTGACATACCCTTTTGTTTCGAGGCGACGCAGAATCGTGCGTACGGTCGAGTCTTTCAGAGACTGGCTGGCTTCGAGTTGCTGGCGAACCTGATCGGCGGTCGCTTCCTGGAGATTCCAGACAATCGACATGACCTTGTTTTCCAGGTCGCTGAGTGGGGGCTTTTCTTTGGACGACATGCGGGACTCCTTGTGCTACAACATGTAACACATACTCTTTAGTGTTACATGTTGTAACTGTCAACAGCATTCCTGACATAATGTTCAACTCGCCGTGATTCATTCCCTGTGGAAAACGCAATTCGCAAGGCACAGCGATCTCTTGAAAGCGAACAAAGACATCTTGACTTTTTATTTCCAGGTTGTTCAAATCCACTCAAAGACAGTTCGTCTTCTTGGATATCAGGAGGAGTGGAATGCGACCGAAGCAATATCATGTGACGGATACCGAGCTGCTGGTCTTACAGGTTCTGTGGGATCGTGGTGAGGCGACGACGCGCGAAGTTTGTGATGAAATCTATCCGGACGGCTCGACTTCGCAATATTACACAGTCCAGAAATTACTGGAGCGACTCGAAAAGCGGAACTGCGTGCAACGCGACCGGAGTCAACGCGTGCATGTCTTCACAGCCGCCATTGACCGAGAAACTTTGATTCAGGAACGCCTGCGGGGACTGTCAGATACTTTGTGTGGCGGATCCATCATTCCAATGCTGACCGGCTTGATCCAGATGCGTCGCTGGACCGCTTCCGAGCAGGAGGAACTGCGCGATCTGCTGGATCAGGTGGCCCCCCGTCAGTCCCCCAACGACTAATTCCGCCTTGCAGCGTACCTGGACACAGGAAGTTTGTATCAAGGAGTTATCAGATGTGGTTCGAGTCAGCTACCCAGGTTATTCTGAGCATTTTGACAGTCGCTGCCGTTCTGTGCCTGATCGCAGAATTATTCAGCCGCATGACTCGGCAACGCTGGCCTGCGATCGAACATGCACTCTGGATGGTCGTCCTGCTCAGGCTGGTCATCCCCCCCTTTCTGCCGCTGGGGGTTCCCGGATTTCCCTCTGCGAGCATGACACCGTCTCAGTCAGCTATCCCGAACATTTCCATCGCGAATACCAGTCCCGCTGACTATCCAACCGACATCAAACCTGGAGAGGCTGAAATCCGACAGCTGGAGGATGCTGAGCGTTTTCCTGATCCTGGAGCCGCGAATACACAGGTAGCTTCCGCTGACACAGTTGCATCGGCCAGTAAACCGGAGAGTAAACCTCCGCTTGTGAAACAGCAGGCGAAGTTATCTACTGCACAGCCCCCCGCGCTACGTTCCTCTGCCGCTATGCCTGGTCAGACTCAACCTGCTGCAGGCGCGACTACTGTGCATCCCCGGGATGCTGCTCTCTGGAATGCGTCTCCCATTGCCTGGAGTTTATGCGTCCTCTGGGCAGTTGGTTCTCTGATCGTGCTGCTCAGAGCCCTGCTCTCCATTCGGGCTTTTACGAAACTGCTCCCCCTTTCAGAGCCTGTCACTCCGGAAATTCAGTCTGCTGTGGAAGCGATTGCCGCCCGCACCGGTCTGCGAAAGGTGCCGACCGTCCGGATGCTGCAAGCCACGGTCCCGCCCCTGGTCTGGTCGGGAATCTGGCGAGTCCAGGTCGTTTTACCTGCAGAGCTTTCGGTTCTGCAGGAATCAACAACCCGCAACCTGCTGCTGGCCCATGAGTTTTCCCATCTCCGCAGACGTGATTATCTCATCCGCTGGCTGGAACTGGCTGCGACCGTGATCTGGTGGTGGTGTCCGCTGGTCTGGTTGACCCGTTCCCGTCTCCGCGCCGCCGAGGAGACGGCCTGCGATGCCCAGGTACTCACACTCTGGCCTGAGAGTGCTGAGGAATATACCCGCGCCATTGTAGAAACGGCTGGATTTGTGGCTCAGGCACAGTTTCAGACCCAGTTGGCAACCGGCGGTACGGGTTCCATTCGGCAACTGAAATCCCGCTTGCGACTGATCGAATCCCGGCGTCTGCGCTCCCACTCAGCCTTTGCCAGGACTTCGCTGATCCTGGTCCTGGCGGCGCTGAGCAGTCCGCTGCTGCTGGTGGGCAGAACGGTCAGCCAGACGCCCCCACCTCAAACCGCGCAAACAAATCCGGACGAGCCCTCCCGACAATCTTCTGCTGCGGACTCCAACTCATCAGCGAAAACTGTCCCACCAGTCACCCCGGAATTGCGCGGGGCACCCCACACCGCTTTACCGCCGGAGTGTCGGCCCAGTTACAACTCTTATGCAGTTCTTTCGCCTGATGGTCTACAGATTGCCTTTACAGGCAGATCTACCGGCCCGAATGGTAAGACCAAATACGGGTTGTTCTGTTTTGACAGATCGACCAGGAGAACCCGTTGCCTGATCGAGAATCGACTGAATACCAGGGCTGCCTGGTCTCCGGATTCGAAAAAGCTGGCCATTGGTAATTCTTCCGGCAAGAGTATTCGCTTTCCACTGCTTGTGGTTGATGTGCAGACAGGAGACATTGATGAAACCGGGGCCCAAGGTGCAGGCGCTGCCTGGTCGCCTGACGGTCGGTATATTGCTGTCTCCACTCAATTTACCAGAGGGAGTTCCTGGGTGGGGGGCATCCCCGCCGACGGTCGGATTGGCATCTGGGACACGCAAACCCGTGAAATGAACTATGTCAGTCCCCCCGGGATCAACCAGTCTGACCGCGATCTGAGATATCTGTTCGTCACCGGAGGCGTGCATCCCATCTGGTCAGACAATGGAGAATGGATTTCCTGGACTCAACTCACGCATGATCCTCTGCCCGGCAGTGATCACAACAGGAAAGCCGAAATCTGGGCTGCTCGTATCAATGGAACTTCGTTACAGCGGGTTTTCAAAAAATCGCGGTCTGCGACGTGGTTACCTCACCGGCTGATTCTGAAAGATGAGAAAACGGATCAGCATGCAGCTGTCCAGGAGTCGGAAAGCACTGTTTCGAAAGACTGGCCTGCCCTGCCCCTTGAACTTCGGAAAATGCTGACGGAGCAGAAAGCCGCTTCCCGGAGAGTCGCTGAATTCAATCCGGAAGTCGTCCTCAAAGCCAACCGTCTCTGGCAGAACCCGGAACTGGGCGGGGTCCAGTCCATCGAGTTCATGCATCGGATGTCCCCCGAACGACTCGATGAACGATTTCAATGGGATCAGGCAGGAACATTCCAGGTAGAAGTTGTCAACCGTGAGGATCGTTCTGATGTTTATGGAACTGGCTGGACGGTGATTAAACTTCCCGACGGTTCATCCTTTATGGCTGCGAACGCGCAGGCCTATCCGCGGTATCGCTCGGCTGAAGAGATCATGCAAGAACAACGTTTCAACAAGCTCTCCGCCCGGGAACTGGTGCGACGTGATATGCTGAGGCATCTCTCCGGTACCCGTTTGAATTTCACGGCGATCGACTGGGGGCGGAACCCGAATGATTATATCGTTGCCGATTATCAACAGGACGACAAGCACCGTTTGATCGATGTCCGGCCGGTCCCTTATGCTCGCCGACGGGCGAAGCTTAATGCGGGTGCCATGTTTGAGACAACCTCCTGGGCTTACATGCATGACGTGGCTGCGACCCGGTCTCTGTTGACCATCGATGACCGGAACCGCATCGTTCGCGAAGTCGCCTTTATTGATGAAAATGTGGTTGCAGAAATCGATCTGACAGACTGGATCACCACAGATACAGGTCAGCAGGCCCCCCGGCAGATTAAGATCAACTTTCCCGAAGAAGGTTTTCACGTCGACCAGCGTTTTCAAGTCACACCGGAGGGGCTCTGGATCTTAACCAGCGGCACTTCCCATTTTCCGGGGAAGCCCGCGCAGAAAGAAGAAATCGTTGATTTGAAAATCAACGCCGGGTCCAAAGCGTTGCAGGCTGCGGTGCAACAGGCACGCAAGCGACATCAGGAGATGACAGCCAGGACGGAATCCAAAAACAAGGTGGCGCTGCGAGGGCTGACCCCCTTCGAACTGGGTGCGACGTATACGTTCCAAGGAACACCGGATTCAGAACAGAGTCAATTCCGGCCGGTGTCGCTCAAATGGATGCCGGTGAACAAGTCGCTCAGCAAACCGGGCGAATGGACGGGGGCTGTGACGGCCCCGACTGTGGAACTCAGTTTTCCGTCTCTGAACCACAACACGCTCGACAGTGACACCAATTTAATGCTGGTGCTGTATGACGAAGATAAGCTCCCCTTGTATTCAGCGACGGTTCCCGAATCAGCCGTGATTGCCAGCAACCGCCCTGCCGATCAGGTATTGAAGCCAATTCTGGATCAACAGAAACTCTGGCTACATTCTCAAGAGACGCCGCTCCCCAAGGCCACATACCAGTTTTGTTACAAAAACGAACAAGGACCGCGGGAACTCCCCAGTGACAACCCGATGATCGGACGTGGCATTGCATTGACACTGGCACTGGACAGTCTCCGCAGTCATCCTGAGCGCTGGAAAATACCAATCCAGTTTTCTGCGAACTGGAACGGTCGCCCGGTGAAGGTACTGGGCTTGAACGGCCCTCAATTTGAACACAGGTTTGGTTCAGGTCTCGCTTATCAATCCGGCCGTGCTTCCTATCAAGGAGGGTATTTCAAAACAACGGGCAGAGACCTGGTCCTGGTCGTCGACGCTGAAACCGGCTTTCCCCTGGTGGAACGGTCTGCTGGCATGGAAATTCAGTTCCGGGACTACGTGGAAGCCGCTCCGGGACAGTTTGTCCCCCTGCGGATCCTCTGTAAGATCGCAGATTCCGGGTTGGACCTGCGTTTTCAGGTGCTCGACGGAAAACTATGGCTGTTTGATCGGGAAGCAAACCAGGACAATCAGTCTGACGTCTTTGTCAGCGATATTTTGATCGACGGTCAGGTCCCTCAGCAGGTGGTGCAATCTCAAGCCCCCGATTCGACCAGAAAACTCCCCTGGTTCCCCTGGGACGAACTGACAGCACGAGCGCCAATTCAGACGGGAGACCAGCTTTCCGCCTCCATCGCCACTTATACGAAGCCCTGGACTCACCCCTCATGGACCACCCTGGGGGATGTTCGTGTGGAATCGGCACCAGACAACACGCAGTTAATGCGCTGCAGCCTGCGGTCGTATCCGTCACTGGGAATTGCCCGCTACTGGACGTTGACAAGGTTTTCCGGGGAAACAGCTGAGCCACTGACGTGCGCTGAGACCCTGGTCAAAAGGGAACAGCGTGAGGTCGCAGTCGTTCCCTTTCAACTTGATCAGACGAGCCTTGTGCCCCCGCCCGTCTTCGATGCTGCTTCACCAGACAGACGCGGGGCCCTGGGAGGATCGGCATCATCGGAAACGCGGGTGAGGTCATTTTCTATTCACCGCGATCAGCAACAACGGGCAGTCATCACACCAGAGATCCTGAGCACAACCTATTACACGGGACAGACGGTCCGCATCACCGGCGTACTGCTACGCGATGGGACCGTGGTAGCTTCAGGTACCAGTTCAGATTCATTCCGCACATACCAAACTCCCGTCAGCTCCCAGCAGTCTCGGATTCTTTTGCAGAATTCCGACCGCCAGACAGGCACGTCGCTCCTGCTGGGCCACCGCTCGGTCGTAACCAGTGCGCCCGTGGGGAGTACATGGGGAATGTTTACTGGCTTCCATTTCCAGGATTTCCCACCAGAGGATTTACTTGCAAGTCGATATGCAGAAATCAGGGAGATTGGTCTGCAGGGCATTTACTTTAAACACGTGAGAGAAATCGAACGACAATTCCGGCGGGACGGACACAGCCAGAGGCTTCACAGAGAAATGAAAAACTACCGGGATGGGCTGCAGCAGATTCTCAGCGGCAAGCAGGACGATGTTCCGGCTGCGATTGCACTGGCCTGTCGACTGGCCGGGTTTTCCGAGAGTACAGCCTTCCAGGCACCACTGCAAGGCCTGCTGCATGATCCATCACAAAACGTGCGGGATTCTGCTGCCATCGGACTTGGATTGCTGGGCCAGGCAGATGCGATCGACCGATTGCGAGAGCTGGCTGCCCAACCGGAACCTGACCAGGAAACGGTGACAGACCAATTAGAGCGTTATACCAGGCAACATGCCACGTGGGCCTTAAAACGCTGCGGAAAATAACTAATTCTCATAGCAGAAGATGATGTGTTTTCTCCCAAATGTGAGTTATGACTAGTTTGATAATCACTTTTGAAATTGGCCCGATACGCGGACGCTGAAAAATCCCGAGTAACCTGAAGTTACCCAATATTACCTCAGAGAGCCTCACAGGTGGCTGGGCTGTTAAGGACTGCCCACACCGCAGAAAGTATTTGACTGTTGCTGCACAGTTGGCAAAATAGACAACACCTTTTCAGTAATAATTGTAACGGTGTTAGTATTATGTCAGACAGAGAGCTCTCCCGGCAGCAACTATACGAAAAAGTCTGGTCCGTCCCAGCGTCTCGCCTGGCAACAGAATTCGGACTTTCTGACGTCGGGCTGGCAAAGCTTTGTAAACGCCATGATATCCCCCGCCCCCCACGTGGTTACTGGGCCAAGAAAGAAGTGGGCAAAGCTCCAGCACAAACACCACTCCCTCCAGGCGATAATGACGACCAAATCATCGTTTCCTATGTAGAACCAGAACGCTACGAAAAATCAGGATTGAGCGGGCAGATTCAAAAAAGTGAAACGGAAGAAGAAAAGCCTGAGAAGAAAATTGAAGTTGCCAGCAGTTTAAGAGGTGCCCATAAGCTGATTACCACAACGAAGGAAGAATTTATCGGAGCTCAAGCAGGTGATGCTGGAATCCTGGTTCCTGATCAAAATCCATCCTTGAACATCAGCGTCACTCGAAACTGCCTTCACCGTGCGTTTTTAGTGATG
This window harbors:
- a CDS encoding carboxypeptidase regulatory-like domain-containing protein — protein: MISSNFIESAWWLSGLLLTLSIKVLLLAAFVWAGLAIARVQSATWRHRAWLFCLVAMLGMPVLSFLAPAIPVSRLPLLAWMESWESSFSQLSEPATAPVTTAPVVSAPVVPASVEKQPASVPQSVPLSDLEPKRATPVPLQSSVGPRAAGQADMIQTPAVEPPGSTQPPSSLLSGGDLLVVTLALIYLAGSLVLALRLACSVWYCQRLVRRSQPVKLPAEVQGLVSSARVVQSAAVNVPLCQGIVNSTIILPEDWETWERSLLAMVLSHEAEHIRRRDPLVSFLAALGTIFYWFHPVSWRLQRTLSDLAEHACDDAVIGNAGERTDYARILLEMSSRVTPSGRRYQQLGVSMTRKPEIEDRIERVIDTARPLSERIGLKASTLLLVFIATVALVTAGLTIATTAQARAAEKTPPQEARQQLTGIVLTPAGQPVKNAEVRLRTYNKSKSRYDHRTTRTDDHGKFHFDHVLPGNNRIAAYWKNMASRQQRYQGLKVKPGDEVELKLAPANTLEVQVLKEADGRPVPEARVHFPWHDMQSDYATNAADTAVIHGLTPEEWTFEVLAKGYEKNTQTINLSGEETTRVTVKLKPGFTLYGTVRDEAGKPVPGAGIDARVPGDSSNRSGGYMKTDAKGRYRFETLPLQSLDLSVRKDGYEMISPRVNAIPRPMGERKFDITLPKRKTGGAIRGTITDAQGHPIAGARLSNMGRSSTQTRETTSNAQGKYQLEDLCDLFGRYEIVVQADGFAPQQLLVTPGAPPSPATYHVTMQPGRTIAGKVVDSDGKPLKGVWISYEGPDGHELNMRRSTKTNAQGEFTFDSLTQLAPLTFVLSGYSTITNRDFPAEENKPVVVTMKSEGILRGKVVDDSTGKPVTDYKVQITFSPIRKPNDPQGILSGARVMNGERIVNARGEFELRKFVQGMPLQVTIRADGYQKEVHVRVLARAASGAPMEEYRLTPLDPAMLHTFAGKVVTADGKPVPGVQLRLIAASMRRTGGRNEFPFNWAMVQNGNLKSVAQVAQFLSATTNAEGQFEFKNVNSSPDIELAYWGGGVAQGRLPGLERFDKKQRTTIVIKTQATGSLRGKVNRQRFKTISHITLSGEDTFYNATLSADGTTYEIKDVSPGTYQIQIYAPEQERLIGDRTSRGSDVVFRLPVKISAGEEQTANLGMEIPPPIQEMPAAKSEEPKPTAPPLGDQAIPQDKVRLAGQVMTPAGKGIPGARLWLPTSLRKSIIETRADDQGRFSILVPRKVIAEDKIHFVGTLWGFAPGHQIGTANVYRQLRELSRDPVALILGPATNTAFEVRDIYGKPIAGVRVDPWSYKIITLGASNTVPEPIRQLIGGVTDVQGNVKLPTCNRELLYSLLSTGEGYGEQQNRLPSLEQAPGIVPIVLKPTGRVLGTLSAETPVDFSGCIVYVDSESRGINSSKGTAYMETDASGQFSIPELAEGRYRIYARFPDDNMKLRAVIPDVIEVVAGKTTRATIPFKPTITARGIIQTMEEKTPISGAWISVRQGGRLNSQNAFSDKEGVYTAELIPGEEVGVQLISKPREYADWIQLGRILISDQVPAAAKEFQLPTIELAPTFPLAGKLIDAYDRPVGGATILAGTRGKSYSRATSDAEGKFTLQFPKDFRPEEYSIVLKERSPGSVTAKVVSESPLVLQLP
- a CDS encoding BlaI/MecI/CopY family transcriptional regulator, giving the protein MSSKEKPPLSDLENKVMSIVWNLQEATADQVRQQLEASQSLKDSTVRTILRRLETKGYVSHRVEGRTYIYAPRERSQNVAADAVRSIIERFCGGSIEALLVGMVDREVISPEKLEELAAKIAQQEKQTRPTDPGKSDRT
- a CDS encoding BlaI/MecI/CopY family transcriptional regulator, giving the protein MRPKQYHVTDTELLVLQVLWDRGEATTREVCDEIYPDGSTSQYYTVQKLLERLEKRNCVQRDRSQRVHVFTAAIDRETLIQERLRGLSDTLCGGSIIPMLTGLIQMRRWTASEQEELRDLLDQVAPRQSPND
- a CDS encoding M56 family metallopeptidase; translation: MWFESATQVILSILTVAAVLCLIAELFSRMTRQRWPAIEHALWMVVLLRLVIPPFLPLGVPGFPSASMTPSQSAIPNISIANTSPADYPTDIKPGEAEIRQLEDAERFPDPGAANTQVASADTVASASKPESKPPLVKQQAKLSTAQPPALRSSAAMPGQTQPAAGATTVHPRDAALWNASPIAWSLCVLWAVGSLIVLLRALLSIRAFTKLLPLSEPVTPEIQSAVEAIAARTGLRKVPTVRMLQATVPPLVWSGIWRVQVVLPAELSVLQESTTRNLLLAHEFSHLRRRDYLIRWLELAATVIWWWCPLVWLTRSRLRAAEETACDAQVLTLWPESAEEYTRAIVETAGFVAQAQFQTQLATGGTGSIRQLKSRLRLIESRRLRSHSAFARTSLILVLAALSSPLLLVGRTVSQTPPPQTAQTNPDEPSRQSSAADSNSSAKTVPPVTPELRGAPHTALPPECRPSYNSYAVLSPDGLQIAFTGRSTGPNGKTKYGLFCFDRSTRRTRCLIENRLNTRAAWSPDSKKLAIGNSSGKSIRFPLLVVDVQTGDIDETGAQGAGAAWSPDGRYIAVSTQFTRGSSWVGGIPADGRIGIWDTQTREMNYVSPPGINQSDRDLRYLFVTGGVHPIWSDNGEWISWTQLTHDPLPGSDHNRKAEIWAARINGTSLQRVFKKSRSATWLPHRLILKDEKTDQHAAVQESESTVSKDWPALPLELRKMLTEQKAASRRVAEFNPEVVLKANRLWQNPELGGVQSIEFMHRMSPERLDERFQWDQAGTFQVEVVNREDRSDVYGTGWTVIKLPDGSSFMAANAQAYPRYRSAEEIMQEQRFNKLSARELVRRDMLRHLSGTRLNFTAIDWGRNPNDYIVADYQQDDKHRLIDVRPVPYARRRAKLNAGAMFETTSWAYMHDVAATRSLLTIDDRNRIVREVAFIDENVVAEIDLTDWITTDTGQQAPRQIKINFPEEGFHVDQRFQVTPEGLWILTSGTSHFPGKPAQKEEIVDLKINAGSKALQAAVQQARKRHQEMTARTESKNKVALRGLTPFELGATYTFQGTPDSEQSQFRPVSLKWMPVNKSLSKPGEWTGAVTAPTVELSFPSLNHNTLDSDTNLMLVLYDEDKLPLYSATVPESAVIASNRPADQVLKPILDQQKLWLHSQETPLPKATYQFCYKNEQGPRELPSDNPMIGRGIALTLALDSLRSHPERWKIPIQFSANWNGRPVKVLGLNGPQFEHRFGSGLAYQSGRASYQGGYFKTTGRDLVLVVDAETGFPLVERSAGMEIQFRDYVEAAPGQFVPLRILCKIADSGLDLRFQVLDGKLWLFDREANQDNQSDVFVSDILIDGQVPQQVVQSQAPDSTRKLPWFPWDELTARAPIQTGDQLSASIATYTKPWTHPSWTTLGDVRVESAPDNTQLMRCSLRSYPSLGIARYWTLTRFSGETAEPLTCAETLVKREQREVAVVPFQLDQTSLVPPPVFDAASPDRRGALGGSASSETRVRSFSIHRDQQQRAVITPEILSTTYYTGQTVRITGVLLRDGTVVASGTSSDSFRTYQTPVSSQQSRILLQNSDRQTGTSLLLGHRSVVTSAPVGSTWGMFTGFHFQDFPPEDLLASRYAEIREIGLQGIYFKHVREIERQFRRDGHSQRLHREMKNYRDGLQQILSGKQDDVPAAIALACRLAGFSESTAFQAPLQGLLHDPSQNVRDSAAIGLGLLGQADAIDRLRELAAQPEPDQETVTDQLERYTRQHATWALKRCGK